One segment of Streptomyces sp. NBC_00576 DNA contains the following:
- a CDS encoding gamma-glutamylcyclotransferase: MSLYAAYAGNLDARLMTRRAPHSPLRATGWLTGWRLTFAGEHMGWEGALPTIVEAPRSQVFVALYEIAPLDEDSLDRWEGVGLDIYRRMRLRVDTLEGEEPAWVYVLNGYEGGLPSARNLGEIADAAESAGAPHDYVMELRKRPC, encoded by the coding sequence ATGTCGCTCTACGCCGCCTACGCCGGCAATCTCGACGCGCGGCTCATGACGCGTCGCGCACCTCACTCGCCGCTGCGTGCCACCGGCTGGCTGACCGGCTGGCGGCTGACCTTCGCCGGCGAGCACATGGGCTGGGAGGGCGCCCTCCCGACGATCGTCGAGGCCCCCCGCTCGCAGGTCTTCGTCGCCCTGTACGAGATCGCCCCGCTCGACGAGGACTCGCTGGACCGGTGGGAGGGCGTGGGCCTCGACATCTACCGCCGGATGCGGCTGCGCGTCGACACGCTGGAGGGCGAGGAACCGGCGTGGGTGTACGTCCTCAACGGGTACGAGGGCGGGTTGCCGTCGGCCCGGAACCTGGGCGAGATCGCCGACGCCGCGGAGTCGGCGGGGGCTCCGCACGACTATGTGATGGAACTGAGAAAACGTCCCTGTTGA
- a CDS encoding NAD(P)H-quinone dehydrogenase, translated as MEYVTRIVIIGGGPGGYEAALVAAQLGAEVTVVDCDGLGGASVLTDCVPSKTLIATAEVMTTFDSSYEELGIIVADDTPPEQQAARVVGVDLDKVNRRVKRLALAQSHDITASVTRAGARVLRGRGRLDGLQGVDGSRKVVVRAVDGSEETLVADAVLIATGGHPRELADAQPDGERILNWTQVYDLTELPEELIVVGSGVTGAEFAGAYQALGSKVTLVSSRDRVLPGEDPDAAAVLEEVFRRRGMNVMARSRAESAKRVGDRVEVTLSDGRVITGSHCLMAVGAIPNSAGMGLEEAGVRLRDSGHIWTDKVSRTTAPGVYAAGDVTGVFALASVAAMQGRIAMYHFLGDAVAPLNLKTVSSNVFTDPEIATVGYTQADVDGGKIEAVVVKLPLLRNPRAKMLGIRDGFVKLFCRPGTGIVVGGCVVSPRASELIHPISIAVDNNLTVEQIANAFTVYPSLSGSIAEVARQLHTRKATGEA; from the coding sequence ATGGAGTACGTGACTCGGATCGTGATCATCGGTGGCGGACCCGGCGGCTACGAAGCGGCGCTGGTGGCAGCGCAGCTCGGCGCGGAGGTGACCGTCGTCGACTGCGACGGTCTGGGCGGGGCGTCGGTGCTGACCGACTGCGTACCGTCGAAGACCCTTATCGCCACGGCCGAGGTGATGACCACCTTCGACTCGTCGTACGAGGAGCTGGGGATCATCGTCGCCGACGACACCCCACCGGAGCAGCAGGCCGCTCGTGTCGTCGGTGTCGACCTCGACAAGGTCAACCGACGGGTGAAGCGCCTCGCCCTCGCCCAGTCGCACGACATCACCGCCTCCGTCACCCGGGCCGGCGCGCGCGTCCTGCGCGGCCGCGGGCGGCTCGACGGTCTGCAGGGCGTCGACGGCTCCCGGAAGGTCGTCGTACGGGCCGTGGACGGGAGCGAGGAGACGCTCGTCGCCGACGCCGTGCTGATCGCCACCGGCGGACACCCGCGTGAGCTGGCCGACGCGCAGCCCGACGGTGAGCGCATCCTCAACTGGACCCAGGTCTACGACCTCACCGAGCTGCCCGAGGAGCTCATCGTGGTCGGTTCCGGTGTCACCGGTGCCGAGTTCGCGGGCGCATATCAGGCCCTCGGGTCCAAGGTGACCCTCGTGTCGTCGCGCGACCGTGTGCTGCCGGGTGAGGACCCCGACGCCGCAGCCGTCCTCGAAGAGGTCTTCCGGCGCCGCGGTATGAACGTCATGGCCCGCTCCCGCGCCGAGTCCGCCAAGCGCGTCGGCGACCGGGTCGAGGTCACCCTCTCCGACGGGCGGGTCATCACCGGCTCGCACTGTCTGATGGCCGTCGGCGCGATTCCCAACAGTGCCGGAATGGGGCTGGAGGAGGCCGGGGTCAGGCTCCGCGACTCCGGGCACATCTGGACCGACAAGGTGTCGAGGACGACCGCCCCGGGCGTGTACGCCGCCGGTGACGTGACCGGCGTCTTCGCCCTCGCGTCCGTCGCCGCGATGCAGGGCCGTATCGCCATGTACCACTTCCTCGGCGACGCGGTGGCCCCCCTGAACCTGAAGACCGTCTCCTCCAACGTCTTCACCGACCCCGAGATCGCCACCGTCGGCTACACCCAGGCCGACGTCGACGGCGGCAAGATCGAGGCCGTGGTCGTCAAACTGCCGTTGCTGCGCAATCCGCGCGCGAAGATGCTCGGCATCCGGGACGGCTTCGTCAAGCTGTTCTGCCGACCGGGCACCGGGATTGTCGTGGGCGGGTGTGTCGTGTCGCCGCGCGCCTCCGAACTCATCCATCCGATCTCGATCGCCGTCGACAACAATCTGACGGTCGAGCAGATCGCGAACGCGTTCACCGTCTATCCGTCCCTTTCGGGATCGATCGCCGAGGTCGCCCGGCAGCTTCACACGCGCAAGGCGACGGGCGAGGCCTGA
- a CDS encoding DeoR/GlpR family DNA-binding transcription regulator, protein MFAAERRQLILEMVRANGAVSLRELARVVQTSEVTVRRDVRALEAEGLLDRRHGGAVLPGGFTRESGFPQKSHLATAEKTAIADLAASFVEEGEAIVVGAGTTTQELARRLARVPGLTVVTNSLLVAQALAHANRVEVVMTGGTLRGSNYALVGSGAEQSLHGLRVSKAFLSGSGLTAERGLSTSNMLSASVDRALVQAAAEVVVLADHTKLGSDTMFQTVPTDVITRLVTDEPPVHDDRAGTELQALADQGVQIAVAGSSGSGNGSSGNGAQGGDHAPARQQRRDVPLPNPRRGQLPGGAAGHPLRGTMLGEQPGGPGERERERARVADLRRR, encoded by the coding sequence GTGTTCGCTGCAGAACGTCGTCAATTGATCCTCGAAATGGTGCGTGCCAATGGAGCCGTGTCGCTCCGTGAGCTCGCCCGCGTCGTCCAGACCTCCGAAGTGACCGTACGGCGGGACGTGCGCGCACTGGAGGCAGAAGGACTCCTCGACCGCCGGCATGGCGGTGCGGTATTGCCGGGCGGGTTCACGCGGGAGTCCGGCTTTCCGCAGAAATCTCATCTCGCGACCGCCGAGAAGACGGCCATCGCCGACCTCGCCGCGAGCTTCGTCGAAGAGGGCGAAGCCATCGTGGTCGGGGCGGGGACCACCACGCAGGAGCTGGCACGCCGGCTCGCGCGGGTTCCCGGGCTGACCGTCGTCACCAACTCCCTGTTGGTGGCCCAGGCGTTGGCCCACGCGAACAGAGTGGAGGTCGTGATGACCGGCGGCACTCTGCGCGGTTCCAACTACGCCCTGGTCGGCAGTGGCGCCGAGCAGTCCCTGCACGGGCTGCGGGTGTCCAAGGCCTTCCTCTCCGGAAGCGGGCTCACCGCCGAACGCGGGCTGTCCACCTCCAACATGCTGTCGGCGTCCGTCGACCGCGCGCTGGTGCAGGCCGCCGCCGAGGTCGTCGTGCTCGCCGATCACACCAAGCTCGGTTCGGACACCATGTTCCAGACCGTGCCCACGGATGTGATCACCCGCCTCGTCACCGACGAACCGCCCGTCCACGACGACCGCGCCGGTACGGAACTCCAGGCCCTGGCCGACCAGGGAGTGCAGATCGCCGTGGCCGGATCGTCGGGCTCGGGAAACGGTTCCTCGGGAAACGGGGCGCAGGGCGGTGATCACGCTCCGGCGCGCCAACAGCGCCGGGACGTGCCGCTTCCGAACCCTCGCCGGGGACAGCTGCCCGGCGGCGCGGCGGGCCATCCGCTGCGCGGCACGATGCTGGGCGAGCAGCCCGGCGGACCCGGTGAGCGCGAGCGGGAACGGGCCCGGGTGGCGGACCTCCGCCGCCGCTGA
- a CDS encoding phospho-sugar mutase produces the protein MHDDELIARAKAWLAEDPDAETREELAKLIDAQDLPELTTRFTGTLQFGTAGLRGELGAGPMRMNRSVVIRAAAGLAAYLKAKGQTDGLVVIGYDARHKSADFAQDTAAVMTGAGLKAAVLPRPLPTPVLAFAIRHLGAVAGVEVTASHNPPRDNGYKVYLGDGSQIVPPADAEIAAEIDAVHALSDVPRPEAGWETLDDTVLNAYLARTDAVLAPDSPRTARTVYTPMHGVGRETLLAAFARAGFPAPELVAEQADPDPEFPTVAFPNPEEPGAMDLAFAKARETNPDLIIANDPDADRCAAAVPVPGADGWRMLRGDEVGALLATHLVRRGARGTFAESIVSSSLLGRIAEKAGLPYEETLTGFKWIARVEGLRYGYEEALGYCVDPEGVRDKDGITAALLITELASELKAEGRTLLDLLDDIAVEHGLHATDQLSVRVEDLSVIANAMSRLREQPPTHLAGLPITKAEDLTKGTETLPPTDGLRYTLDGARVIVRPSGTEPKLKCYLEVVLPVPTHADLAAARTKATDLLETIKRDLSAAAGI, from the coding sequence GTGCACGACGACGAACTCATCGCCCGGGCCAAGGCGTGGCTGGCCGAGGACCCCGACGCCGAAACCCGTGAGGAACTCGCCAAGCTCATCGACGCCCAGGACCTCCCCGAACTCACCACCCGCTTCACCGGCACCCTCCAGTTCGGCACCGCAGGCCTCCGCGGCGAACTCGGCGCCGGCCCCATGCGAATGAACCGCTCCGTCGTCATCCGCGCCGCCGCCGGCCTCGCCGCGTACCTCAAGGCCAAGGGCCAGACCGACGGCCTCGTCGTCATCGGCTACGACGCCCGCCACAAGTCGGCGGACTTCGCCCAGGACACCGCCGCCGTGATGACCGGCGCCGGTCTCAAGGCAGCCGTTCTCCCCCGCCCCCTCCCCACCCCCGTACTGGCGTTCGCCATAAGGCATCTCGGCGCCGTCGCGGGCGTGGAGGTCACCGCCAGCCACAACCCGCCCCGCGACAACGGCTACAAGGTGTACCTGGGCGACGGTTCACAGATCGTCCCGCCCGCCGACGCCGAGATCGCCGCCGAGATCGACGCCGTACACGCGCTGAGCGACGTACCGCGCCCGGAAGCCGGCTGGGAAACCCTCGACGACACCGTCCTGAACGCCTACCTGGCCCGTACGGACGCCGTCCTCGCCCCCGACTCCCCCCGTACCGCCCGCACGGTCTACACCCCGATGCACGGCGTCGGCCGGGAGACCCTTCTCGCCGCCTTCGCCCGGGCCGGCTTCCCCGCCCCCGAGCTGGTCGCCGAACAGGCCGACCCCGACCCGGAGTTCCCGACCGTCGCCTTCCCCAACCCGGAAGAGCCCGGCGCGATGGACCTCGCCTTCGCGAAGGCCCGCGAGACGAACCCGGACCTGATCATCGCGAACGACCCGGACGCGGACCGCTGCGCGGCAGCCGTACCTGTGCCGGGAGCGGATGGCTGGCGCATGCTGCGAGGCGACGAAGTAGGAGCCCTCCTCGCCACCCACCTCGTCCGCCGCGGAGCGCGCGGCACCTTCGCCGAGTCGATCGTCTCGTCCTCCCTCCTCGGCCGGATCGCCGAGAAGGCGGGGCTGCCGTACGAGGAGACCCTCACCGGCTTCAAGTGGATCGCCCGGGTCGAGGGCCTTCGCTACGGCTACGAGGAGGCCCTCGGCTACTGCGTGGACCCCGAGGGCGTACGCGACAAGGACGGCATCACGGCCGCGCTGCTCATCACGGAACTCGCCTCCGAGCTGAAGGCCGAGGGCCGTACGCTCCTCGACCTGCTCGACGACATCGCGGTCGAACACGGTCTGCACGCCACGGACCAGCTCTCGGTCCGCGTCGAGGACCTGTCGGTCATCGCGAACGCCATGAGCCGTCTGCGCGAGCAGCCCCCGACCCACCTCGCGGGCCTGCCGATCACGAAGGCCGAGGACCTCACCAAGGGCACGGAGACGCTCCCGCCCACGGACGGCCTGCGTTACACGCTCGACGGGGCCCGTGTCATCGTCCGTCCCAGCGGTACGGAGCCCAAGCTGAAGTGCTACCTGGAGGTCGTCCTCCCGGTGCCCACGCACGCGGACCTCGCGGCGGCCCGGACGAAGGCGACGGACCTGCTGGAGACGATCAAGCGGGACCTCTCCGCGGCGGCAGGCATCTGA
- a CDS encoding purine-nucleoside phosphorylase: MNASLLPDDIQGDPYSAADDAAARLRELTGADTHDVALVMGSGWAPAVDALGAPEAELQVTELPGFPPPAVEGHGGKIRSYRIGDKRALVFLGRTHYYEGRGVASVAHGVRTAVAAGCKTIVLTNGCGGLRADMRPGQPVLISDHINLTATSPIVGANFVDLTDLYSPRLRALCKEIDPSLEEGVYAQFTGPHYETPAEIRMARAIGADLVGMSTVLEAIAAREAGAEILGISLVTNLAAGMTGEPLNHEEVLQAGRDSATQMGSLLAQVLDRL, from the coding sequence GTGAACGCATCTCTTCTTCCGGACGACATCCAGGGCGACCCCTACTCCGCCGCCGACGACGCCGCCGCGCGCCTGCGGGAGCTCACGGGCGCCGACACCCACGACGTCGCCCTCGTGATGGGCTCCGGCTGGGCACCGGCCGTGGACGCCCTGGGCGCCCCCGAGGCCGAGCTCCAGGTGACCGAGCTGCCGGGGTTCCCGCCGCCGGCAGTCGAGGGCCACGGCGGCAAGATCCGCTCGTACCGGATCGGGGACAAGCGCGCGCTGGTCTTCCTGGGCCGCACGCACTACTACGAGGGCCGGGGCGTCGCGTCCGTGGCGCACGGTGTCCGTACCGCCGTGGCCGCCGGCTGCAAGACCATCGTCCTGACCAACGGCTGCGGCGGCCTGCGCGCCGACATGCGCCCCGGCCAGCCGGTCCTGATCAGCGACCACATCAACCTCACGGCGACGTCCCCGATCGTCGGTGCGAACTTCGTCGACCTGACGGACCTGTACTCGCCGCGACTGCGCGCCCTGTGCAAGGAGATCGACCCCAGCCTTGAGGAAGGCGTGTACGCCCAGTTCACGGGCCCGCACTACGAGACGCCGGCGGAGATCCGGATGGCGCGGGCGATCGGCGCGGACCTCGTCGGGATGTCGACGGTGCTGGAGGCGATCGCGGCGCGTGAGGCCGGCGCCGAGATCCTGGGCATCTCCCTGGTGACGAACCTCGCGGCGGGGATGACGGGGGAGCCTCTGAACCATGAGGAGGTCCTCCAGGCGGGCCGCGACAGCGCGACGCAAATGGGCTCGCTGCTGGCGCAGGTGCTGGACCGCTTGTAG